Within the Leptotrichia sp. oral taxon 498 genome, the region AAATTATATGACTTTATCAAATTTTCAATTTTATTTAATTTTTTTAATTTTTCCAAAAATTTTAATGTAACTTGCTCTATTGGAAGCACATTATCTTTAATTGAACCAGTAATTGCAAGATTGTAAGCCACATTTTCGTCTTCAAATTTTGGCCACAAAACTCCTGGCGTATCCAAAAGTTCCAATTTTTCGTCAATTCTTATCCATTGTTTTCCACGAGTAAAACCTGGAGTATTTCCAACACGAGCTTTGTTTTTATTTACAAATTTATTTATAAATCGTGATTTTCCGACATTTGGAATTCCAACTATCATCGCTCGAACGACAGTTTTTCTAAGTCCCTTTTTTTTCATCTTTTCAAGTTTAGCTTCATAAATTTTATTAATAATTTTTCTCAGTTCGCCAAAATTTGTCCCTTTTTCGCAGCTCAAAGCTACAAAATATTCTGAAAGGTCATTAGAAATAAAATAGTTTTCCCACTTTTTTAATTCTTTTGCATCAATCAAATCGACTTTGTTTAAAATAATAATCTTTTCTTTATTTTTAGCAAGTTTTGAAATATCAGGATTTTTACTTGCAATAGGAATTCTAGCATCTAAAATTTCTATCACGATATCAACCAATTTAAGATTTTCAACTATCAAATCTTTTGTTTTTTTCATATGTCCTGGATACCAGTTTATATTCATTTTTTTCTCCAATTTTTAAATTTATATAATAAAATTATTTAAAGCAAAATAAATAATTTTATTATATACTCAAAAGCAGATTTGAGCATATATGAAAAAGTAAAATGTAAAAAAATTTTAAAATTTGTATTTAATTTTTATTTCTCTTTATTTTTAAAATAAATTCCGTCATCGTTAATCGCTCGAATAAACAAGACGATTTCACCTTTTATTGGCTTTTTTTCTAATTTTTCAATAATTTGTGAAACATTTCCTCTGGTAATTTCTTCATAAATTTTTGTAAGTTCTCTTGTTATGACAACATATCTTTCACCTAAATATTCTCTAACATCTTTTAATGTCTTTAAAATCCTATTTGGTGATTCTAAAATGACAATTGTCCGCTCTTCATCTTTTAATTTGTTAAAAAGCGTCTGTCTCCCTTTTTTTTTCGGCAAAAATCCTTCATAAGCCATTCTTCTCATATCAAGGCCTGAAATACTTGCTCCTGTCACAATTGAAGAAGCTCCTGGAATTCCCACAACTTTTAAGTCATTTTTTAAAATTTCATTTACTAACTCAAAACCAGGGTCTGAAATGCAAGGAGTTCCAGCATCAGTAACTAATGCAATATTTTTATTGTCTTTTAATAAATTTATTACATTTTGAATTTGGTGTAACTTATTGTGTTCATGATATTGGTACACCGTTTTTTCTATTTCATAATGTGAAAGCAGTCTTTTTGTAACTCTCGTATCTTCAGCAAAGATATAATCGACTTCTTCTAACACTTTTTTAGCTCGAAAAGTCAAATCTTCTAAATTTCCAATTGGTGTACCAACAACATAAAACATAATTTTTACTTCCTTTTTTTCTTGTTTTTTTTCTTTTTTATTTTATTTATTTTTTTTAATATTTAATTTTTTTATTTTGTTTTTTCTCTATTTTTTAATTTTTTTATTCATTTCTTCAATTGCTCTTTTTAATTGAACATCTCCAGCTGAAATTATTTTTTTAGCTTCAGCGTCACCTTTGTCTTTTTTAATTATTTCTTCGATTTCTTTTTCACGATTTTTTTTCGCCTGTTCACTTTCGTTTGTGTAACCTTTTAGTGTAAGCAATTCTTCCATATCAATTTTTATATCAGGTTCAATTCCTTTTTCGTGAATGTAATTTCCTTTTGGTGTAAAATATTGAGCAATAGTAAGTTTAATTGCATCGTTTGTTGCTGGAAGCGGTATAACCTGCTGTACGATTCCTTTTCCAAAAGTTTTATCTCCGATAATTGTAGCTCGTTTATAATCTTTTAATGCACCTGTAACAATTTCTGAAGCAGAAGCACTATTTTTATTTGTAAGTACAATTAGTGGAAAATCTCCTAAATAGTTTAGTGTTCTGTTGTAATTCTTTTGAGAACCATTTTTATCTTTTAGGTATACAATTAAGTTTTCTTTTACAAAAAGTGAAGTAATATCTTGAGCTTCAGTTAAACTTCCACCTGGATTAGATCTCAAGTCAAAAATTAAACCTTTCATTCCTTGACTTTGTAAGTTTTTGATAGCTTTTTCAACTTCGTGTCCAACATTGTTTCCAAATCTAATTAAACTTACATAACCGATTTTGTTGTCAAGCATTTTACTCTCAACCATTTCAAGTTTGATTTTAGATCTTGTCATAGTAACTTTAAATGGCTCTTTTTTTCCAGCTCTTGTCACTTCAACTTCGACTTTTGAATTTTCTTTTCCTTTTAGTAATTTCACTGTTTCATTTGCAGTCAGTGGCAAAATATCTTTTCCGTCAACTTTTGTAATTTTATCTTTTGGTTTTATTCCAACTTTTTCAGCTGGACTTCCGATAAATGGATCCAAAACTTCTAGTGCTTCTCCTTTTTTCTTGCTGATGGTCATTCCAACCCCAACATATTCTCCATCCATATCTTCAGAAAAATCTTTTAAGTCATCAGATGACAAATATTCAGAATAAGGATCGTTTAATTTTCCGATAATTCCAGCAACTGCGCCTTCGTAAAGGTCTTTTTTGCTAGGTGTAGCTTCTTTTCCGACGAATCTTTTTTCGACGATGTTTATGACATCTACAATTCTATTTAGCTCTGTCTGGTCTTTTGCGATGCTTGCATCATTTGATCTGTCTATCTGACCAGTTTTAATCGCAGTGGCAGCAGCTAATGGTAAACTTACAAGTGCCACTCCAAAAATTACTTTCAATATTTTATTTTTTTTCATTTTTCCTCCTAAAATTTTTTAATATAAAAAATTAAATTTATAAACTAGTTAGTTTTTTTACAGTTTTTTAAATAAATCAAAAATTCTTTATTTCCTTTTGTCCCTTTTATTGGAGAATCTTCGACTCCAACCAATGTATACCCACATTCTTTAGAAAAAGAAATTATTTTTTTTATTGCTTCATCGTGATATTCTTCATTTTCCACAACACCATTTTTTCCAATTTTCTCTCTTCCAACTTCAAATTGCGGTTTTATAAGCATAATAATTTTTCCATCTTCTTTGAGAAATTTTTTAAAATACGGTATGACTTTTGTTAGCGAAATAAATGACACATCAATTACAATAAAATCGACTTTCTCGCCTTTTAAATCACTTTCCTTCAAATCTTTTATGTGCATCTCTTCCATTGAGACAACTTTTTCATTATTTCTTAATTTCCAGTCCAGCTGATTCTTTCCAACATCCACGCTAAATACAAGTTTTGCACCATTTTGTAAGGAGCAGTCGGTAAATCCGCCAGTTGAAGCCCCGATGTCCAGAACAAGTTTGTCCTTAAAATCCAAATTCCATATTTTTATGGCTTTTTCTAATTTTAATCCACCACGGCTGACATATTTTAGTTTGTCTTTAATTCTTATATTTAGCTCGTCGGTATCTTTAAACATCATTCCAGCTTTTGTCACAGCCTGTTCATTGACAATGACATTTCCTGCCATAATTTCTCTTTTGGCTTTTTCTCTTGTCTCAAAAAATTTTTTTTCCACAAGCAATAAATCCAGTCTTTTTTTCATTTTTATCCCTTTTGTTAAGATTATTTTGCTAAAAATAAAATATTTGAAACAATAATCATTATATAATAAAATATTTTCCTTAATTTTTTATTTATTTTATATTATTGTAAGATTATTGAAAATGACAACAAATTTTGCAAAAATGAGCATAAAAAATATTTTAAAACTTCTAGCTAATTAAAGCATTATAACATATTTTTGCATATTTTTGAAGTTTTTTGAAAAAATTTGAATTAAATAAAAAAAATTGTTATAATTGAATTAAGAGAAATATTTATATAATATTAGAAATTTAGGAGGAAAAATGTTATCGGTTATTTTGGCAGCTGGAAAAGGGACACGGATGAAATCTTCAATTCCGAAAGTTTTACACAAAGTAAACGGGAAGCCAATGTTAAAATTGGTTACTGAAGTGATTGAAAATGTAGGAATTACAAAAAATATCTTTATTTTGGGACACAAAAAAGAAGTTGTACTTGAAGAAATGAAAAATATAGAATATGTAACCCAAGAAGAACAGCTTGGAACAGGTCATGCAATTTTAATAGCAAAAGATAAAATTGAAAAATACAAGGAAGATATTTTAATAACTTGTGGTGATACACCACTGTTAAAAGAAGAAACACTAAAAAATTTGAAAAAGGCGTTTGAAGAAAAAAAATTGGACTGTATCGTTCTTTCATGCAAAGTGAAAAATCCATTTGGATACGGAAGAATTATTAAAGAAAATGGAAAGATTACGAATATTGTGGAAGAAAAAGAAGCTACAAATGAAGAAAAATTAATAGATGAAATAAATACAGGAGTCTATATTTTCAAATATGAAAGTTTAATTTATGCAATTCAAAAAATTGATAATAATAATTCAAAAGGTGAATATTATTTGACAGATGCTATAAAAATCTTGACAAGTGAAAACTATAATGTGGATAGTTTTACAATTGATGACGAAAGTGAAATTTTAGGAGTAAATTCAAAAGTTCAACTTGCACAGGCAAATGAAATTTTAAAAATGAGAAAAAATATTGAGCTGATGGATAGCGGAGTAATTTTAATTGATCCAAAAACAACATATATTGAGCAGGAAGTACAAATAGGTGAAGATACTGTAATTTATCCGAACGTTGTAATTCAAGGAAATACAAAAATTGGAAAAAATTGTGAAATTTTGTCAAATACAAGAATTAAAAACTCTTCAATTGGAGATAATGTGAGAATAGAAAGTTCAGTTATCGAAAGCGCAGTAGTTGAAAAAAGTGCAACAATTGGTCCTTTTGCACATCTAAGACCAAAAGCGTACTTAAAAGAAACAGTTCATGTCGGAAATTTTGTAGAAATTAAAAATGCGACACTTGAAAAAGGAGTAAAATCTGGACATTTAACTTATATCGGAGATGCACAAGTCGGAGAAGATACAAATATTGGCGCAGGAACAATAACTTGCAATTATGATGGAAAAAATAAACATAAGACAATTATTGGAAGTGGTTCATTTATTGGAAGTAATTCGATAATTGTAGCACCTGTTACAATGGGAAATGAGGTATTCACAGCGGCAGGTTCGGTAATTACAAAAGATATTCCAAATAAAATGTTGGCATTTGGAAGAGCAAGACAAGTAAATAAAGAAAAAAAATAATTTTATAGCGAGAGAAAGAAGGAAAAAAATGATGTCATTATCAGCAAAAGACAAAGAAAAAATGAGAATATTTGCAGGTTCTTCGAGTAAAAAACTGGCTGAAAAAATAGCAAATTATTTGGATATGAAGTTATCTTCAGTTCAAATCGTAAAATTTGCGGATGGAGAAACCTTTGTAAAATCAGATGAAAGTGTGAGAGGCTGTAAAGTGTTCATTGTACAGTCGACTTCTAAACCAGTAAATGAAAGCTTGATGGAACTTCTGATATTTATTGATGCGCTAAAAAGAGCTTCAGCTAGAGAAATTATAGCAGTTATGCCTTATTATGGATATGCTAGACAAGATAGAAAAGCAAGTCCAAGAGAGCCAATTACATCAAAATTAGTGGCAAATCTACTTACAGTTGCAGGAGCGACAAGAGTTATCACAATGGATTTACATGCAAGACAAATTCAAGGATTTTTTGACATTCCAGTTGACCATATGGAAGCACTTCCAATTTTGGCAAAACATTTTATAAAGTACGGATTTAGTCCAGAGGATACAGTTGTAGTTTCACCTGATGTGGGAGGAGTGAAAAGGGCGAGAGGTCTTGCAAACTGGCTGCACACGCCGCTTGCAATAATTGACAAAAGAAGAGCAAAAGCAAATGTCTCAGAAGTTATGAACATAATTGGAGATGTAAAAGGTAAAAAAGCGATTTTAATTGATGATATGATTGATACGGCTGGAACAATTTGTAATGCGGCTCAAGCCTTGATAGATAAAGGAGCGACAGAAGTTTATGGGTGTGCGACACACGCGGTATTTTCAGGACCTGCAGTTGAAAGATTGAAAGAGTCAGCATTTACAGAAGTTGTAATAACAGATAGTATCGAACTTCCTGAAGATAAGAAATTTAAAAAGTTAAGAATACTTACAACAAGTAAAATGTTTGCAGAAACAATAAAAAGAATAGCAACAAGTAAAGCAATCAGTGATTTATTTGAAATGCCAGTGGAATCTGTGGAAAAAAAATAGACTATGGAAAAAATAAAAAAAAATAAAAAAAGCATAATACAGGAAAATATTATAAAAGTTATAAAAAGTGGAGGTGTTGTCGTATTTCCAACGGACACAGTCTATGGAATCGGTGCGCTTCCGCAAAAAGAACCTGTTGCAAAAATTTATAAAATTAAAAAAAGAGATTTTAGTAAAAAAATAATTGCACTAATAAGTGACAAAAAAATATTAAAAGATTTGGTGCAGGAGTCTTGTGAAAATATGTTAAAAATAGATAGAATATTGGAAAAATATTGGCCAGGAGAACTGACGGTTATTTTTCGTGCAAATAAAAATTTTACACATAAATTTGATGCACAAATGGAAACTATTGGCATAAGAATTCCTAAAAATAAACTGGCTTTGGAATTAATTGAAAAAGTTGGAGGAATTTTACTTACAACAAGTGCAAATGTTTCTGGGAAAAATGCGGTTTCTCGAATTTCAGATTTAGATTTAAAAATACAAAGAAAATCAGATGCGGTAGTTTTTGATGAAAAAAATGAAAATTTGACAGGAAAGCCGTCGACAATTGTAAAATATGAAGATGGGAAATTGACTTTGCTTAGGCAAGGAAATATTTTATTTGAAGAAATAGAAAAAAATTTTGACTGTTAATTAAAGTTTTAAATTAGAATTTTAATAAAATAAAAGGAGAGAATATGGCAAAAGTGATGAATCCTAATTCTGTGAGCAACATGGATTTGATTAATCAAAAAGCACAATTTAAAATGCAGCAATTAGTTCAAAAAATTGGAAAAGGGAAAAGAAGAGTGACAGTAACTTTTTCAAAAATGTCGAGAGGTTATGTCGCAAAAATGATTGAAGAAATGAAAAAGGCGATGGCACAATATGAAAGACAGCTGCCAAATCTTTTTAGTTTTTTTAATTATTTGGAAAAAGAAGTAAAAATTACAAAAGAAAATAAAAAAGAAAAGACAAAAGATGTAAAATTTTCTTATGAGGAAATAGATTTTTTTAAGTTGCAGTTAAATGAAACAATAAAAGGAATTGACACACAAGTTGCAACGTTAAAATGGTACAATTTAATAAAAAAAGGATTATTTAAGACACTGAAAAAACAGACTGAAACTGTTTTGGAAGAAGTTAAAAACGGAAAAGCAGTTAAGAAGAAATAAAAAAATAAAAAAAGAAATATATTAATAAAAGGGTTTGGGGGAACTTTAATGGAAAATAAAAATAATATTATTTCAAAAAGTGTAATTTCATATGTGAACGAAATTTTAAAGATAGGAATTTTTGAAAATGCAAGTGATATTCACATAAAATATGACAATGTTGAGGGAATGGAAATAAAATACCGAAAAGACGGCTATCTTATAGAAAGCTCAAATTTATACAAAAATATAAACAAAAATTTGTTGGAAAAGAATATTGTGGAAATAATTTCCAGAATAAAAATATTGTCACAGATGAATGTTGCGGAAAAGAGAAAGCCGCAAGATGGCAGTTTTTCAATTTCACTAAAAGACAAGAGATATGATATAAGAGCGGCGTATATGCCAACCTTTTATGGAGAGAGTATTGTCCTTAGAATTTTAGAAAATTATTTAGATAATGTGAAATTGGAAACTTTGGGATTTCTTCCAGAAAGTATAAAACTTTTAAAAAAAATTTTGAAAAGAAAACACGGACTTGTTTTAGTGAGTGGTCCGACTGGTTCTGGAAAATCGACTACACTTCAATCAATG harbors:
- the ylqF gene encoding ribosome biogenesis GTPase YlqF gives rise to the protein MNINWYPGHMKKTKDLIVENLKLVDIVIEILDARIPIASKNPDISKLAKNKEKIIILNKVDLIDAKELKKWENYFISNDLSEYFVALSCEKGTNFGELRKIINKIYEAKLEKMKKKGLRKTVVRAMIVGIPNVGKSRFINKFVNKNKARVGNTPGFTRGKQWIRIDEKLELLDTPGVLWPKFEDENVAYNLAITGSIKDNVLPIEQVTLKFLEKLKKLNKIENLIKSYNLEKYFENSNIYELDNHKILSILETRLGISKADEHDYSIVSKRLLKDYRMGKIGKFFLEEF
- the rsmI gene encoding 16S rRNA (cytidine(1402)-2'-O)-methyltransferase, giving the protein MFYVVGTPIGNLEDLTFRAKKVLEEVDYIFAEDTRVTKRLLSHYEIEKTVYQYHEHNKLHQIQNVINLLKDNKNIALVTDAGTPCISDPGFELVNEILKNDLKVVGIPGASSIVTGASISGLDMRRMAYEGFLPKKKGRQTLFNKLKDEERTIVILESPNRILKTLKDVREYLGERYVVITRELTKIYEEITRGNVSQIIEKLEKKPIKGEIVLFIRAINDDGIYFKNKEK
- a CDS encoding S41 family peptidase, whose product is MKKNKILKVIFGVALVSLPLAAATAIKTGQIDRSNDASIAKDQTELNRIVDVINIVEKRFVGKEATPSKKDLYEGAVAGIIGKLNDPYSEYLSSDDLKDFSEDMDGEYVGVGMTISKKKGEALEVLDPFIGSPAEKVGIKPKDKITKVDGKDILPLTANETVKLLKGKENSKVEVEVTRAGKKEPFKVTMTRSKIKLEMVESKMLDNKIGYVSLIRFGNNVGHEVEKAIKNLQSQGMKGLIFDLRSNPGGSLTEAQDITSLFVKENLIVYLKDKNGSQKNYNRTLNYLGDFPLIVLTNKNSASASEIVTGALKDYKRATIIGDKTFGKGIVQQVIPLPATNDAIKLTIAQYFTPKGNYIHEKGIEPDIKIDMEELLTLKGYTNESEQAKKNREKEIEEIIKKDKGDAEAKKIISAGDVQLKRAIEEMNKKIKK
- a CDS encoding TlyA family RNA methyltransferase, with product MKKRLDLLLVEKKFFETREKAKREIMAGNVIVNEQAVTKAGMMFKDTDELNIRIKDKLKYVSRGGLKLEKAIKIWNLDFKDKLVLDIGASTGGFTDCSLQNGAKLVFSVDVGKNQLDWKLRNNEKVVSMEEMHIKDLKESDLKGEKVDFIVIDVSFISLTKVIPYFKKFLKEDGKIIMLIKPQFEVGREKIGKNGVVENEEYHDEAIKKIISFSKECGYTLVGVEDSPIKGTKGNKEFLIYLKNCKKTN
- the glmU gene encoding bifunctional UDP-N-acetylglucosamine diphosphorylase/glucosamine-1-phosphate N-acetyltransferase GlmU, with the translated sequence MLSVILAAGKGTRMKSSIPKVLHKVNGKPMLKLVTEVIENVGITKNIFILGHKKEVVLEEMKNIEYVTQEEQLGTGHAILIAKDKIEKYKEDILITCGDTPLLKEETLKNLKKAFEEKKLDCIVLSCKVKNPFGYGRIIKENGKITNIVEEKEATNEEKLIDEINTGVYIFKYESLIYAIQKIDNNNSKGEYYLTDAIKILTSENYNVDSFTIDDESEILGVNSKVQLAQANEILKMRKNIELMDSGVILIDPKTTYIEQEVQIGEDTVIYPNVVIQGNTKIGKNCEILSNTRIKNSSIGDNVRIESSVIESAVVEKSATIGPFAHLRPKAYLKETVHVGNFVEIKNATLEKGVKSGHLTYIGDAQVGEDTNIGAGTITCNYDGKNKHKTIIGSGSFIGSNSIIVAPVTMGNEVFTAAGSVITKDIPNKMLAFGRARQVNKEKK
- a CDS encoding ribose-phosphate diphosphokinase — protein: MMSLSAKDKEKMRIFAGSSSKKLAEKIANYLDMKLSSVQIVKFADGETFVKSDESVRGCKVFIVQSTSKPVNESLMELLIFIDALKRASAREIIAVMPYYGYARQDRKASPREPITSKLVANLLTVAGATRVITMDLHARQIQGFFDIPVDHMEALPILAKHFIKYGFSPEDTVVVSPDVGGVKRARGLANWLHTPLAIIDKRRAKANVSEVMNIIGDVKGKKAILIDDMIDTAGTICNAAQALIDKGATEVYGCATHAVFSGPAVERLKESAFTEVVITDSIELPEDKKFKKLRILTTSKMFAETIKRIATSKAISDLFEMPVESVEKK
- a CDS encoding L-threonylcarbamoyladenylate synthase, with the protein product MEKIKKNKKSIIQENIIKVIKSGGVVVFPTDTVYGIGALPQKEPVAKIYKIKKRDFSKKIIALISDKKILKDLVQESCENMLKIDRILEKYWPGELTVIFRANKNFTHKFDAQMETIGIRIPKNKLALELIEKVGGILLTTSANVSGKNAVSRISDLDLKIQRKSDAVVFDEKNENLTGKPSTIVKYEDGKLTLLRQGNILFEEIEKNFDC
- a CDS encoding viral A-type inclusion protein, coding for MAKVMNPNSVSNMDLINQKAQFKMQQLVQKIGKGKRRVTVTFSKMSRGYVAKMIEEMKKAMAQYERQLPNLFSFFNYLEKEVKITKENKKEKTKDVKFSYEEIDFFKLQLNETIKGIDTQVATLKWYNLIKKGLFKTLKKQTETVLEEVKNGKAVKKK